From a region of the Mauremys mutica isolate MM-2020 ecotype Southern chromosome 12, ASM2049712v1, whole genome shotgun sequence genome:
- the LOC123345597 gene encoding galectin-1-like, which produces MVLTHLKVQPGECIAVKGTVPPDAKSFALNMGRAGSDLALHFNPRFESHGDARIIICNSLQGGEWGEEQREPDFPFQLGQDAKICISFDAQELTVALPGEQQLKFPNRLGLEAIEFFSVEGDFRVKSIKFK; this is translated from the exons atgGTTCTGACCCACTTGAAGGTCCAGCCTGGCGAGTGCATCGCCGTGAAGGGGACGGTGCCCCCAGATGCCAAGAG ctTTGCCCTGAACATGGGCCGGGCCGGCTCGGACCTGGCCCTTCACTTCAACCCCCGGTTCGAGAGCCATGGGGACGCTCGCATCATCATCTGCAACTCGCTGcagggcggggagtggggggaggagcagcgGGAGCCGGACTTCCCCTTCCAGCTGGGGCAGGATGCCAAG atcTGCATCTCCTTCGATGCCCAGGAGCTGACGGTGGCGCTgccgggggagcagcagctcaaGTTCCCcaacaggctggggctggaggccatCGAATTCTTCTCCGTGGAGGGAGACTTCAGGGTCAAGTCCATCAAGTTCAagtag